Proteins encoded in a region of the Oscillospiraceae bacterium genome:
- a CDS encoding recombinase: protein MAHIPYGYWIENGQAVLDEIAAEQVRTLFRSYLSGDALATAAQKAGIKAFHAGIARMLHNTRYLGDAYYPAIIDPDTFAAVETERVRRAEKLGRVWEPKEEKEVVFPTAFRLCEGTERFDDPFMQAEYAYSLIETEVLEDGS from the coding sequence ATGGCGCACATACCCTATGGTTACTGGATCGAAAACGGGCAGGCTGTGCTGGATGAAATAGCCGCCGAACAGGTGAGGACACTGTTCCGCTCCTATCTTTCCGGTGATGCATTGGCAACCGCCGCTCAAAAAGCAGGCATCAAAGCATTTCATGCTGGAATCGCCAGAATGCTTCATAACACTCGCTACCTCGGCGATGCGTATTACCCGGCAATTATTGACCCGGACACCTTTGCGGCTGTCGAAACGGAGCGCGTCCGGCGGGCTGAAAAGCTCGGCCGTGTCTGGGAACCGAAAGAAGAAAAAGAGGTCGTCTTTCCCACCGCCTTTCGCCTGTGCGAAGGGACGGAGCGGTTCGACGACCCATTTATGCAGGCAGAATACGCCTACAGCTTAATAGAAACGGAGGTGCTTGAGGATGGAAGCTAA
- a CDS encoding recombinase family protein — protein MEAKMSITVLPARKNAGSANKDEENPKLRVAAYCRVSTDSDEQATSYDAQIEHYTNYINGHPDWVLAGIFADDGISGTNTKKREEFNRMIDECMAGGIDMIITKSISRFARNTLDCLKYIRQLKEKNIPVYFEKENINTMDSKGEVMLTIMASLAQQESQSLSQNVKLGLQYRYQQGEIQVNCNWFLGYAKDENKHLVIVPEEAEIVKRIYREYLEGASMLKIARGLEADGILNGAGRERWHTSNISTILRNEKYIGDALLQKTYTVDFLTKQRVKNNGLVPQYYVENSHEAIIPREIFMQVQEELVRRRLVHQSPNGKNRVFSSSHCLSNIVFCGCCGEFYRRIHWYNSGKKSIVWRCISRLENTGLFCDARTVPESQIEQVLVAAINQTWCDKDTFLITLQKNIEAVLESEKGQPLTDIDKRLADLQEELLKRTSARADYEDVAEEIYRLREDKQKLQLESAGRDEQKKRIADMDTFLRKQPTALTEYDEPLVRRLIEKVTIYEDKFTVEFKSGVTVDVDE, from the coding sequence ATGGAAGCTAAAATGAGTATTACCGTGCTTCCGGCTCGAAAAAATGCCGGTTCTGCGAACAAGGATGAGGAGAACCCAAAGCTACGGGTAGCGGCCTACTGCCGTGTGTCCACAGACAGCGACGAACAGGCCACCAGTTATGACGCCCAGATTGAGCATTATACCAATTACATCAACGGCCATCCGGACTGGGTGCTGGCGGGGATTTTCGCGGACGATGGCATATCCGGCACCAATACGAAAAAGCGCGAGGAATTCAACCGCATGATTGACGAGTGCATGGCGGGCGGTATCGACATGATTATCACGAAATCCATCAGCCGGTTTGCCCGTAACACGCTGGACTGTTTAAAATACATCCGCCAGCTCAAGGAAAAGAACATTCCCGTTTACTTTGAAAAGGAAAATATCAACACCATGGATTCCAAGGGCGAGGTCATGCTTACAATTATGGCATCCCTTGCTCAGCAGGAAAGCCAATCCTTGAGCCAGAACGTCAAGCTGGGTTTGCAGTACCGCTACCAGCAGGGGGAAATTCAGGTCAACTGTAATTGGTTCCTCGGCTATGCCAAGGACGAAAACAAGCACCTGGTGATTGTGCCGGAGGAAGCCGAAATTGTCAAGCGCATCTACCGGGAATACCTTGAAGGTGCCAGTATGCTGAAGATCGCCCGTGGTCTGGAGGCGGACGGCATTCTGAACGGCGCGGGTCGCGAACGGTGGCATACCAGCAATATCAGCACGATTCTTCGAAATGAAAAATACATCGGGGACGCGCTTTTACAGAAAACCTACACCGTAGATTTTCTCACCAAACAGCGGGTCAAAAACAACGGCCTTGTGCCGCAGTATTACGTGGAAAACAGCCACGAAGCCATCATCCCGCGCGAAATTTTTATGCAGGTGCAGGAAGAATTGGTGAGGCGACGTTTGGTACATCAAAGCCCGAACGGGAAGAACCGGGTCTTCAGCAGCAGCCACTGCCTGTCGAACATCGTTTTTTGCGGCTGCTGCGGAGAGTTTTACCGCAGGATTCATTGGTACAACAGTGGCAAGAAGTCCATCGTCTGGCGGTGTATCAGCCGTCTTGAAAATACCGGGCTGTTCTGCGATGCCCGCACAGTGCCGGAAAGCCAGATTGAGCAGGTGCTGGTCGCCGCTATCAATCAGACATGGTGTGACAAGGATACCTTCCTCATCACTCTGCAAAAGAACATTGAAGCCGTTCTGGAATCCGAAAAGGGCCAACCTCTTACCGACATCGACAAGCGGCTGGCCGACTTGCAGGAGGAGCTTTTAAAGCGAACCAGCGCCCGAGCAGACTACGAGGACGTCGCCGAGGAGATTTACCGCCTGCGCGAGGATAAGCAGAAGCTTCAGTTGGAAAGCGCCGGGCGGGACGAGCAGAAAAAGCGCATCGCCGACATGGACACCTTCCTTCGGAAACAGCCCACCGCCCTGACGGAATACGACGAACCGCTTGTTCGGCGGCTGATTGAGAAGGTCACCATTTATGAGGATAAATTTACGGTGGAATTCAAGTCCGGCGTGACGGTAGATGTGGATGAATAA
- a CDS encoding GNAT family N-acetyltransferase: MNYKIEKDHRGNDALRHSFNELATETFGLSFESWYQNGYWREKYIPYSIVMDDTVISNVSVNLIDCKLNGKVKHYIQLGTVMTKKSHRGKGYCRILMETILHDYAVCDGFFLFANDSVLDFYPKFGFQPAQEYRLCADISYNFDSRAEPVSMKTKQDWVYFLKEKNLRFSNGILQLNTDGLMMFYLTQFMQNNVYYIKALDAYVIADIDNDALILYDVFSKSPVDMIEVCNSFGNTITKAEFAFVPKEKRLLKKYEHKESNTTFFVRGDNLLKDMGEILSFPEIAHA; the protein is encoded by the coding sequence ATGAATTATAAGATAGAAAAGGATCATAGGGGTAATGATGCGCTAAGACATTCCTTTAATGAATTAGCCACAGAAACATTTGGACTGAGTTTTGAATCCTGGTATCAAAACGGATATTGGAGAGAAAAATACATTCCATATTCTATTGTTATGGATGATACTGTAATATCTAACGTATCTGTAAATTTGATTGACTGCAAATTAAATGGTAAGGTAAAGCATTACATACAATTGGGCACTGTGATGACCAAGAAATCACATCGTGGAAAAGGATATTGTCGGATATTGATGGAAACCATATTGCATGATTATGCGGTGTGTGATGGCTTTTTCCTGTTTGCCAATGACAGTGTGCTTGATTTTTACCCGAAATTCGGATTTCAACCAGCACAGGAGTATCGTTTGTGTGCGGATATTAGCTATAACTTCGATAGCCGTGCAGAACCTGTTTCAATGAAAACCAAACAAGACTGGGTATACTTTTTGAAAGAAAAAAACCTGAGATTCAGCAATGGCATACTTCAGTTAAATACAGACGGACTTATGATGTTTTATTTGACACAATTCATGCAGAACAATGTCTACTATATTAAAGCACTGGATGCTTATGTGATTGCGGATATAGATAATGACGCCCTTATTCTATATGACGTATTTTCAAAAAGTCCTGTTGATATGATTGAGGTATGCAATTCATTTGGAAATACTATAACTAAAGCCGAGTTTGCGTTTGTTCCTAAAGAAAAGAGATTGTTGAAAAAATATGAACACAAAGAATCTAATACAACATTTTTTGTTCGTGGCGATAACTTGTTGAAGGACATGGGTGAAATTCTTAGCTTTCCGGAAATTGCACATGCTTAA
- a CDS encoding recombinase family protein: protein MDPKVFFIPAKPDKIVKNVGIYCRVSTSDKDQLNSLAVQISALTKAVSHVEQWKLRDTFIDIGSAKSEVPRKEFERMLLECEAHNISVILTKSISRFGRDTVDTLEALRRLKAAGTRVIFEQENLDTDNTDSNLMISVIESFAQAENETRSDNIRMGLNFRAAQGTSGLYRRRLYGYDKTAEGELVLNKEQAQAVRDIFRWYNDGKSVLGIIKELEKKGTPSPTGKPKWSKRSVENILTNEKYIGTVRLTDSVTGKYEYLAKDNHPPIITEDVFRDAQEAKNRRSNVITDENGTHRKGEKYSSKEK from the coding sequence GTGGATCCAAAGGTATTTTTCATACCGGCAAAACCGGATAAAATTGTGAAGAACGTCGGTATATACTGCCGGGTCAGTACTTCCGACAAAGACCAGTTGAACAGCCTCGCTGTCCAGATATCTGCATTGACGAAAGCGGTATCCCATGTTGAGCAATGGAAACTGCGTGATACTTTTATCGACATCGGTTCCGCAAAATCAGAAGTCCCCCGCAAGGAATTCGAACGAATGCTACTGGAGTGCGAAGCACACAACATTTCTGTCATCCTGACAAAAAGCATTAGCCGGTTCGGCAGAGACACCGTAGATACACTGGAGGCCCTACGCCGATTAAAGGCAGCTGGCACACGGGTTATATTCGAGCAGGAAAACCTGGATACGGATAATACGGACAGCAATTTGATGATATCCGTGATTGAATCTTTCGCTCAGGCTGAAAACGAAACCAGAAGTGATAATATCCGTATGGGTCTGAATTTTCGGGCCGCCCAGGGAACATCGGGTTTATACAGACGCAGACTGTACGGATACGACAAAACCGCCGAGGGCGAGTTGGTTTTAAATAAAGAGCAGGCACAAGCTGTCCGTGATATTTTCCGCTGGTACAATGATGGGAAAAGTGTCCTTGGAATCATCAAGGAACTTGAAAAGAAAGGCACTCCTTCCCCAACCGGCAAACCAAAATGGAGCAAGCGGTCCGTTGAGAATATTCTTACCAATGAGAAGTATATCGGCACCGTCAGACTGACAGATTCGGTTACCGGAAAATATGAGTACTTAGCAAAGGACAATCATCCGCCCATCATCACAGAGGATGTATTTCGGGATGCACAGGAAGCGAAAAATCGCAGATCGAATGTTATTACAGATGAAAACGGCACCCATCGTAAAGGGGAAAAATACAGCTCCAAAGAAAAATAG